A single window of Flavobacterium sp. 140616W15 DNA harbors:
- a CDS encoding response regulator transcription factor has translation MIHILLAEDDLDYAFILKQFLEISGFKVSWAKDGIEAYALFSTIKPDICVLDVMMPNMDGFTLAEKIIESHPEVPIVFLTAKGLKEDKIRGLKLGADDYVVKPFEVDELILRITNILKRINKAPIIKASVKQMAIGDYMFDIENFMLTHKKATHRITEREAHLIQYLYNNRNKLLKREDILKEIWGNDDFFLGRSMDVFISRLRKYFKEDTSISILSIRGIGLEFNVKSNN, from the coding sequence ATGATACATATTTTATTAGCCGAAGATGATTTAGATTATGCTTTTATTTTAAAGCAATTTTTAGAAATATCTGGTTTTAAGGTTAGTTGGGCTAAAGATGGAATTGAAGCCTATGCCCTGTTTTCTACAATAAAACCAGATATATGCGTGCTTGATGTTATGATGCCCAATATGGATGGATTTACCTTAGCCGAAAAGATAATTGAATCTCATCCTGAGGTACCAATTGTTTTTCTTACAGCAAAAGGGTTAAAAGAAGATAAAATAAGGGGACTCAAGCTTGGTGCAGATGATTATGTAGTGAAACCATTTGAAGTAGATGAACTTATTTTGCGAATTACCAATATTCTGAAACGTATTAATAAAGCTCCTATAATAAAAGCATCAGTTAAACAAATGGCTATAGGAGATTATATGTTTGATATTGAAAACTTTATGCTAACTCATAAAAAAGCAACTCACCGAATTACTGAACGTGAGGCACATTTAATACAGTATTTATATAATAACAGAAACAAACTTTTAAAAAGAGAAGATATATTAAAAGAAATATGGGGTAATGATGATTTCTTTTTGGGCAGAAGTATGGATGTATTTATCAGTCGCTTAAGAAAGTATTTTAAAGAAGATACCTCTATTTCTATTTTGAGTATTCGCGGAATTGGTCTTGAATTTAATGTTAAATCAAATAATTAA
- the abc-f gene encoding ribosomal protection-like ABC-F family protein: MLILQNISYTHPNKELLFDNISFTVNTNEKIALIGNNGIGKSTLLKIIAGELQPSNGRVSCSSEPYYIPQVFGQYNHFTIAQALQIEDKLNALKEILNGNVTETNLNVLNDDWTIEERCNTTLKYWQLTDLDLSQKLETLSGGQKTKVFLAGISIHQPEMVLLDEPSNHLDNAARQLLYEFIQSTPCALIIVSHDRKLLNILSTVFELSKRGISVYGGNYDFYAEQKEIEQNALNQDLHNKEKALRKAKEKEREILERQQKLDARGKKKQEKAGVARIMINTLRNNAENSTSKIKDMHNEKINGISQELQELRLALPDIDKMKFGFDNSLLHKGKILFNAKDINYCYDDEFLWRQNLDIQITSGERIALKGVNGSGKTTLIKIILGKLEPIVGVVSRAENKSVYIDQDYSIINSKLKVYDQAQEFNTTALQEHDIKMRLNRFLFTREDWDKPCNVLSGGERMRLMLCCITIDNQSPDIIILDEPTNNLDIQNIEILTTAINEFKGTLIVISHDEYFLEQINIERTILLKNSL, from the coding sequence ATGCTTATTCTACAAAACATCTCATATACACATCCGAACAAGGAATTGTTATTTGACAACATTAGTTTTACTGTCAATACTAACGAAAAAATAGCCTTAATAGGCAACAATGGTATTGGAAAATCGACTTTACTCAAAATCATTGCTGGTGAATTGCAACCATCTAATGGACGAGTTAGTTGTAGCTCCGAGCCTTATTATATACCACAAGTATTTGGTCAATATAATCATTTTACCATTGCTCAGGCATTACAAATTGAAGATAAACTCAATGCCCTTAAAGAAATACTAAATGGCAATGTAACCGAAACGAATCTTAATGTATTAAATGATGATTGGACAATAGAGGAACGTTGTAATACTACTTTAAAATATTGGCAATTAACAGACTTGGATTTATCACAAAAGCTAGAAACTTTAAGCGGAGGACAAAAGACAAAGGTTTTTCTTGCCGGTATTTCTATTCATCAGCCAGAAATGGTTCTTTTAGACGAACCAAGTAATCATCTTGATAATGCCGCTAGGCAATTATTATATGAATTTATCCAATCTACACCATGTGCTTTAATTATTGTAAGTCACGACAGAAAGCTACTAAATATTTTAAGCACTGTTTTTGAACTAAGTAAGCGAGGGATTAGTGTTTATGGTGGCAATTATGATTTTTATGCTGAGCAAAAGGAGATAGAACAAAATGCACTTAATCAGGATCTACACAATAAAGAAAAAGCATTGCGTAAAGCCAAAGAAAAAGAACGTGAAATTCTGGAACGTCAACAAAAACTTGATGCACGCGGGAAAAAGAAACAGGAAAAAGCTGGTGTAGCCCGAATAATGATAAATACCTTAAGGAATAATGCCGAGAATAGCACATCAAAAATAAAAGATATGCACAACGAAAAGATTAATGGTATTTCGCAAGAGTTACAAGAATTACGCTTAGCCTTACCAGATATTGATAAAATGAAATTTGGTTTTGATAATTCATTATTGCACAAGGGTAAAATACTATTTAATGCTAAAGATATCAATTATTGTTATGATGATGAATTTCTTTGGAGACAAAACCTAGATATCCAAATCACAAGTGGCGAACGCATTGCATTAAAAGGTGTAAATGGTTCAGGAAAAACTACTTTGATAAAAATTATACTCGGAAAATTAGAACCCATAGTCGGTGTCGTATCTCGTGCAGAGAATAAATCAGTTTATATCGATCAGGATTATTCTATTATAAACAGCAAGCTTAAAGTGTACGATCAGGCACAAGAATTTAATACCACGGCATTACAAGAACATGATATCAAGATGAGGCTCAACCGTTTCTTATTTACCAGAGAAGATTGGGATAAACCTTGCAATGTACTAAGTGGTGGTGAAAGAATGCGTTTGATGCTTTGTTGCATAACCATAGATAACCAGTCTCCAGATATTATAATTCTAGACGAACCAACTAATAATCTCGATATACAAAACATCGAAATATTAACTACAGCAATTAATGAATTTAAAGGAACCCTAATCGTTATTTCACATGACGAATACTTTTTGGAACAGATAAATATAGAACGAACCATTCTATTGAAAAATTCATTATAA
- a CDS encoding PadR family transcriptional regulator, with protein sequence MNETFVTNWKSQVKKGTLTFIILNVLKENEYYGYELIEQIKQHTEIEIAEGTLYPLMNRLKTENLVDSKWVEQETGIPRKYYSLTPTGIKTLVHMNEYWKNLENAIQKIIK encoded by the coding sequence ATGAATGAAACTTTTGTTACAAACTGGAAATCGCAGGTAAAAAAAGGGACACTTACTTTTATCATTCTTAATGTACTCAAAGAAAATGAGTATTATGGTTATGAGCTTATAGAACAAATAAAGCAACATACCGAAATAGAGATTGCTGAAGGGACCTTGTATCCGCTGATGAATAGGTTAAAAACTGAAAATTTGGTTGACTCTAAATGGGTAGAACAAGAAACTGGAATTCCTAGAAAATATTATTCTCTAACTCCTACAGGAATAAAAACACTTGTTCATATGAATGAGTATTGGAAAAATTTAGAAAATGCCATTCAAAAAATAATCAAATGA
- a CDS encoding serine hydrolase, producing the protein MGSIAVSENGKLLYTKAIGYADVENLKKATVGTKYKIGSISKMFTASLIFKAIEENKLTLGQTLDAYYPQIENSKK; encoded by the coding sequence ATGGGCAGCATAGCTGTTTCAGAAAATGGAAAATTATTATACACTAAAGCCATAGGTTATGCGGATGTAGAAAATTTAAAAAAGGCAACTGTTGGGACTAAATACAAAATTGGTTCTATATCTAAAATGTTTACGGCTTCATTGATTTTTAAAGCAATTGAAGAGAATAAACTAACATTAGGTCAAACTCTAGATGCTTATTATCCACAAATTGAAAATTCTAAAAAATAA